GAAGATCTGTACGACTGGGGGGTGCAGGCTGTGGTGAAGCAGGCCATGCGCCTACCCGATGGCACGTTGCAGGTGATGGTTGAGGCCCGCGCCAGGGCCCAGATCAAGGACTATGTGGCAGGCCCCTACCTACGGGCTCGGGGCGAGGTGTTCGTCGAAGCCTTTGCTGCTGACGAAGCCGTAGTCCGCGTACTGGTGGAAGAACTCAAAGATGCCTTTGACAAGTATGTGGCTAGCCACAAGTCGCTACGCCTGGATCGCTACCAGCTCGAGGCCGTAAAGGGCACCACCGACCCGGCCACCCTAGCCGATACCATTGCCTATCACGCTACTTGGACGGTGGCCGAAAAACAGGAGATCCTCGAGCTCACCGACCTCGAGGCCCGGCTCAAAAAAGTGTTGGAGCTCTTGAGCCGCGACCTCGAGCGCTTCGAGCTAGACAAGCGGGTAGCCCAGCGGGTCAAAGACCAGATGGACACCAACCAGCGCGAGTACTACCTGCGCGAACAGATGAAGGCCATCCAGAAGGAGCTTGGCGGCGAAGACGGCCTGAGCGATCTGGAAGCGCTGCGCAAGAAGATTGAAGAACTCGGCATGCCCGAGGCAGTCAAAACCAAGGCCCTCAAAGAGCTCGATCGCCTCGAGCGCATGCAACAGGGCAGCCCCGAGGCCACCGTAGCCCGCACCTACCTGGACTGGCTGACCGACGTACCTTGGACCCAAGCCGACCCCGAGGTGCTGGACATTGCCCATACCCGCCGGATTCTGGACGAAGACCATTTTGGCCTAAAGGACGTAAAGGAGCGCATCCTGGAGTACCTGGCGGTGTGCCAGATGACGGCGCACCTCGAGGTGCGCAACAAAGCCCCCATTCTGGTGTTAGTAGGGCCGCCGGGGGTGGGCAAAACCTCGCTGGGCCGCAGTATCGCCCGGAGCATGAACCGCAAGTTCCACCGCATTAGCCTGGGTGGGGTGCGCGACGAAGCCGAAATTCGGGGCCACCGCCGCACCTACATCGGGGCCATGCCGGGCAAGCTAATCCACGCCATGAAGCAGGTGGGGGTGGTCAACCCGGTCATCCTGCTGGACGAAATTGACAAGATGAGCTCGGACTGGCGCGGCGACCCGGCCAGCGCCATGCTGGAGGTGCTCGACCCCGAGCAAAACAACACCTTTACCGACCATTACCTGGACGTCCCCTACGACCTGTCCAAGGTTTTCTTCATCACCACCGCCAACACCCTGCAAACCATTCCCCGCCCCCTCCTAGACCGCATGGAGGTCATCGAGATTCCGGGCTACACCAGCATGGAGAAGCAGGCCATTGCCCGGCAGTACCTCTGGCCCAAACAGGTCAAGGAATCGGGCATGGAGGGCAAGATCGAGATTACCGACGCGGCCATCCTACGGGTAATTGCCGAGTACACCCGCGAGGCCGGGGTGCGGGGCCTCGAGCGCGAGTTGGGCAAGATTGCCCGCAAAGCTGCCAAGTTCTGGCTCGAGAGGGCCTGGGAGGGCCTCCGCACGGTAGACGCGCCCGACGTACCGACCTACTTGGGTATCCCTCGCTTCCGTCCCGACAAAGCCGAGACCGAACCCCAGGTAGGCACCGCGCAGGGCCTGGCCTGGACGCCCGTGGGCGGCACCCTGCTCACCATCGAGGTCGCCGCAGTTCCCGGCAGTGGCAAACTCTCGCTCACCGGCCAGCTCGGTGAGGTCATGAAGGAGTCGGCCCAGGCTGCGCTGACCTACCTCCGGGCCCACACCCAGGAGTATGGCCTGCCTGAGGACTTCTACAACAAGGTGGATTTGCACGTGCACGTCCCCGATGGGGCTACCCCCAAGGATGGCCCTAGCGCCGGCATCACCATGACCACCGCCATCGCCAGCGCCCTTAGCCGCCGCCCCGTTCGCATGGATATTGCCATGACCGGCGAGGTCAGCCTGCGCGGCAAGGTGATGCCCATCGGCGGGGTCAAGGAGAAGCTGTTGGCAGCCCACCAGGCGGGCATCCACAAAATCGTGCTGCCCAAGGACAACGAGCCGCAGCTCGAGGATATACCCAAAGAGGTGCTGGAAGGGCTGGACATCAAACTAGTAGAAGATGTCGGCCAGGTTTTGCAGTACCTGTTGCTACCCGAGCCCGTCATGCCCCCGGTGGTACAGCCCGGCGACAACCGCCAGCAACCCGGCGCCGGCGCCTAAGCCCTCTACTCTTCAGAAGAAGCCCCTCTGGGGCTTCTTTTTCTAATCGCGGTTCCCGCCAATACGACCCACACGGTGGCTCGTATTGTAGTCCCTACAGCAAAAACCGCTGTAGGGACTATTCGTGGGAACCGCTCTAACACCTGCATGCAGCAAGGGCGGTGTTGCTAGCTTCGGTTCATCCATCACAGTTCGGTGACGCCACCTTGCCTTGGCGGAGCAGTACCGAAGCGATCCGCTCGGCGGAGGGTAGGCCCCTTAGAAGGGGGACACCCCACCTGCTCGACCACAGACTGGCATTTCCCTTTTCGACACAGTAGGCTTACGCCTATGGAAACCGTGCGAATCGCCCTGATGGGGGGCGGAACTGTAGGCAGTGCTTTTGCCGAGTTGTTGCCTTTGCATCGGATGCGCTTTGAGGCGCTGGGCCTCGAGGTCGAACTGGCCAAAGTGCTGGTGCGCGACCCGAGCAAGAGCCGGCCCGGTATTCCGAGCCGACTTCTAACCGACAACCCCGCAGGCTTCCTAGACGATGTAGACGTGCTGGTGGAGGTGGCCGGGGGTACTACCCTGGCCGGCGATGTGGTGTTGCAGGCCCTGGAGCGGGGCCTTCCGGTGGTCACCGCCAACAAGGCCCTGCTGGCCGAGCGCTGGGACGAGTTGCGCCCCCACGCCGAGGAGGGCAACCTCTACTACGAGGCCAGTGTAATGGCCGGGACACCCATCCTGGGGGCCCTGCAAAGCCTGTGGGGCAACCAGACCCTGGAAGTGCACGGCATTGTGAACGGTACCTGCAGCTACCTGATTCGGCGTATGGAGGAGGGGGCTACCTACGAAGAAGCCTTCCAGGAGGCAAACAAACTCGGCTACTTGGAAGCTGACCCCAACCTGGACGTGGGCGGCATCGACTCGGCCCACAAAATTACTGTACTGGGGCGGCTTACGGTAGACCCGGGGCTCTCCTGGGAAAAGGTGTTGCGTCGCACTCGAGGCATCCAGCACCTCACCCCCCAAATGCTCCGGCAAGCCCGCGCGGAAGGCTACGCCATCAAGTTGGTGGCCAGCCTCTACCCTGAACAGGGCCAGTGGGTGGCGGCGGTGCGCCCGGTGCGCCTGCCCGAATCGCACCCGCTGGTCACCATGGGCAGCGGACGCAATGCCATGATCTACAAGGGTGACCCCGTGGGGCCGTTGGTGTTCGCCGGGGCCGGGGCCGGGGGAGGCGTCACCGCCAGCGCCGTCCTAGGCGACCTATACCGGGCTCTGCTGGGCACACCAGGACACCTGCCCATTCCTGCAGCAGTGCCGGTGCCCGCGCAGGCAATAGAGCGGCTCGAGGAGGTTTGAAAAGCCAGATAAGGAGAGACGCGCTATAGGGCTGAAAGCACAGGGTCTACCGCCACACCCGTTATGATGAGTCACGTTGTATGATTCGCTATTACAGCACCCGCGACCCAAACAAAAAACCGGTGCATTTTGAGGAGGCCCTGCTCAAAGGGCTGGCCCCAGACGGTGGCCTGTACGTACCCGACCAAATTCCGAGGCTCGACCCAGATTTGTGGCACCAGGCCAACTCCATTGCCGAAGTGGGGGTCGCTGTTTTGGGGGAATGGCTGAAGGACGAAATATCCCTGGCCGACCTCGAGCCCATCATCCGCGATGCCCTGAACTTTCCCTGCCCGCTGATCCGGCTCTCGGACGATTTGTTGGTGCTCGAGCTCTTCCATGGGCCCACCCTGTCCTTCAAAGATTTTGGCGCCCGCACCATGGCCCGCCTGATGCAGTATTTCCTGCGCAAACGGGGCGAGCGTCGCATTATCTTGGTGGCCACCTCGGGCGATACCGGCAGTGCAGTAGCCGACGGCTTTGCCGGACAGGACAACATCGAGGTAGTGCTACTCTACCCCAAGGGTCTGGTGAGCGAGGTACAAGAACGCCAGCTCATCACCCTGCGGCCAGGTGTGCGCAGTTTTGCGGTAGAAGGCACCTTCGACGACTGTCAGCGCATGGTCAAGGAAGCATTTGTAGACCCCGAACTTGCCCACCTGCCCCTGAGCAGCGCCAACTCCATCAACATTGGGCGGCTACTACCGCAGTCGCTGTATTACCTTTGGGCCGCCCGGCAATACAGCAGTCTCTCTTCAAACAATGCCCCACAAGCGATTAACTTCTGCGTTCCCAGCGGAAACCTGGGCAACCTGATGGGGGGCGTCCTGGCCGCCTTGATGGGACAGCCTGTTCGCAGGTTTATTGCGGCCCACAACGCCAACCACTTCTTCCCCGATTTTTTGCAGAACAGGGTTGAAGCCTACCAGTTCCACCCCACCATCGCTACCCTTTCCAACGCTATGGATGTGGGCTCTCCCAGCAACTTTGAGCGGCTCTATCACCTGCTGGGCCGGGAGCGCCTGCGGGCATGGGTCTGGGCCACCACGGTGAGCGACGAGGCCACCCTGGCGCGGATGCAGGCCACCTACGAGGGATGTGGGTATCTGGCCTGCCCCCACACCGCCGTGGGCCTCGAGGCCGCCCTGCGCTACCGGGAAGCTACCGGCGACCCCACCCCCATTGTGGCCCTTTCCACCGCCCATCCGGCCAAGTTTCCCGATGCAGTACGGGAGGCGTTGGGCCAGGAGCCACCCCAGGAGGAAGCCTTAGAAAGCCTCTTGGGCCGCCCTACCCGCGTTCAGACCATCCATCCAACCCTGGCCGCCCTCAAAGCACATCTGTTGTAAGCACCGGGTCGAGCCAAAAAAGGTAAGCTAAGAGAAGGTAGAAGGCATGGCAGAGAAAGCAAAGGAAAAAGCACACAAAGAGCCCTTTCCAGGGGCTTACTTCGTTGGACTGGTCATTACGCTGGTTCTCTTGATTGGGGTGGTGGCGGTGGGGGCCGGTTTGCCGCCGGCCCTTTCAGGCTTTCTGGTAGCGCTGCTATTGGGCTTGACGGTGAACCCCAAGTACGCCATCGGCTTCCTTTGCGCAGGGGTCTTCTCGGCCCTGCTGGGCTTTGCGGGAAGCGAACCCCAGGTAGCCTGGGGCGGGCTGGGGCTTATTTTGTCCAGCCTGGTGGTCTGGCGTTTCGTAAAGAGCTAAGATGCACGCCCGGCTGGCCCCCGACCGTCTGGCCCGCACTCTCATCTATGCGGGCATCGTGGGCTTTGTCTGGTTTTTTTTCGTCCAACCGAGCCACTTTGGCAGCACCCTGTGCGTGAACGCCCTGGTAGGGGCCGGCACCGTGCAGTACACCGGCCCAACGCCTTTTGTGATTCCCCTGTACGTGTTTTTGCTGGCCCTCTTGGTTCTTTCGCAGTTCCTGCTGGAGCTTTTGAGTCCGGGTGGGGGCCAGCCTGGGGCGGCCCTGCTGGGCGCCGCCATGGGGCTAGGCCTGCCCTACCTCTCCTACCGAGTCCGGGGTAAACCA
This genomic stretch from Meiothermus sp. harbors:
- the lon gene encoding endopeptidase La; translation: MRLELPVIPLRNTVILPHTTTPVDVGRAKSKRAVEEAMGADRLIFLVAQRDPEVDDPTQEDLYDWGVQAVVKQAMRLPDGTLQVMVEARARAQIKDYVAGPYLRARGEVFVEAFAADEAVVRVLVEELKDAFDKYVASHKSLRLDRYQLEAVKGTTDPATLADTIAYHATWTVAEKQEILELTDLEARLKKVLELLSRDLERFELDKRVAQRVKDQMDTNQREYYLREQMKAIQKELGGEDGLSDLEALRKKIEELGMPEAVKTKALKELDRLERMQQGSPEATVARTYLDWLTDVPWTQADPEVLDIAHTRRILDEDHFGLKDVKERILEYLAVCQMTAHLEVRNKAPILVLVGPPGVGKTSLGRSIARSMNRKFHRISLGGVRDEAEIRGHRRTYIGAMPGKLIHAMKQVGVVNPVILLDEIDKMSSDWRGDPASAMLEVLDPEQNNTFTDHYLDVPYDLSKVFFITTANTLQTIPRPLLDRMEVIEIPGYTSMEKQAIARQYLWPKQVKESGMEGKIEITDAAILRVIAEYTREAGVRGLERELGKIARKAAKFWLERAWEGLRTVDAPDVPTYLGIPRFRPDKAETEPQVGTAQGLAWTPVGGTLLTIEVAAVPGSGKLSLTGQLGEVMKESAQAALTYLRAHTQEYGLPEDFYNKVDLHVHVPDGATPKDGPSAGITMTTAIASALSRRPVRMDIAMTGEVSLRGKVMPIGGVKEKLLAAHQAGIHKIVLPKDNEPQLEDIPKEVLEGLDIKLVEDVGQVLQYLLLPEPVMPPVVQPGDNRQQPGAGA
- a CDS encoding homoserine dehydrogenase, with product METVRIALMGGGTVGSAFAELLPLHRMRFEALGLEVELAKVLVRDPSKSRPGIPSRLLTDNPAGFLDDVDVLVEVAGGTTLAGDVVLQALERGLPVVTANKALLAERWDELRPHAEEGNLYYEASVMAGTPILGALQSLWGNQTLEVHGIVNGTCSYLIRRMEEGATYEEAFQEANKLGYLEADPNLDVGGIDSAHKITVLGRLTVDPGLSWEKVLRRTRGIQHLTPQMLRQARAEGYAIKLVASLYPEQGQWVAAVRPVRLPESHPLVTMGSGRNAMIYKGDPVGPLVFAGAGAGGGVTASAVLGDLYRALLGTPGHLPIPAAVPVPAQAIERLEEV
- the thrC gene encoding threonine synthase, with the translated sequence MIRYYSTRDPNKKPVHFEEALLKGLAPDGGLYVPDQIPRLDPDLWHQANSIAEVGVAVLGEWLKDEISLADLEPIIRDALNFPCPLIRLSDDLLVLELFHGPTLSFKDFGARTMARLMQYFLRKRGERRIILVATSGDTGSAVADGFAGQDNIEVVLLYPKGLVSEVQERQLITLRPGVRSFAVEGTFDDCQRMVKEAFVDPELAHLPLSSANSINIGRLLPQSLYYLWAARQYSSLSSNNAPQAINFCVPSGNLGNLMGGVLAALMGQPVRRFIAAHNANHFFPDFLQNRVEAYQFHPTIATLSNAMDVGSPSNFERLYHLLGRERLRAWVWATTVSDEATLARMQATYEGCGYLACPHTAVGLEAALRYREATGDPTPIVALSTAHPAKFPDAVREALGQEPPQEEALESLLGRPTRVQTIHPTLAALKAHLL